The Pyrodictium delaneyi genome contains a region encoding:
- a CDS encoding [LysW]-aminoadipate/[LysW]-glutamate kinase — protein MVTVVVKAGGRALMNNLENIVSSVAAAAQQGHRVVFVHGGGDLVTEYEKRLGVEPRFVVSPQGIRSRYTTEEELEVFVMVLGGLLNKRICSRLAKLGARPIGLTGVDGLVLQAERKKRIVILDPETGRKRVVPGGYTGRITSVDKDFLWRLLSDGYTPVLAPIAYDPGEGVLLNVDGDQAAARVAGALPADALIVLTDVDGLILDGQVVKKLTTSEAEKLLEEGKIGPGMNRKIHEIIRAIDQGVKYAVITNAAHPDPVQRGLEGHGTVIEQG, from the coding sequence ATGGTAACAGTCGTGGTTAAGGCGGGCGGCCGCGCGCTGATGAACAACCTCGAGAACATAGTCTCCTCGGTAGCAGCAGCCGCCCAGCAGGGCCACCGGGTGGTCTTCGTCCACGGCGGCGGCGACCTGGTCACAGAGTACGAGAAGCGACTAGGAGTAGAGCCCCGGTTCGTAGTCAGCCCCCAGGGGATCCGAAGCCGCTACACCACCGAGGAGGAGCTAGAGGTATTCGTGATGGTTCTCGGCGGGCTCCTCAACAAGCGTATCTGTAGCCGCCTAGCCAAGCTGGGCGCGAGGCCCATAGGGCTCACAGGTGTAGACGGGCTCGTGCTACAGGCAGAGAGGAAGAAGAGGATAGTGATACTCGACCCCGAGACTGGGAGGAAGCGCGTAGTACCAGGCGGCTACACAGGCAGGATAACCAGCGTAGACAAGGACTTCCTCTGGAGGCTCCTAAGCGACGGCTACACCCCAGTACTAGCACCGATAGCCTACGACCCCGGGGAGGGTGTACTCCTAAACGTGGACGGCGACCAGGCAGCAGCCCGCGTAGCCGGGGCCCTCCCGGCGGACGCCCTCATAGTCCTCACGGACGTGGACGGCCTCATACTGGACGGCCAGGTAGTGAAGAAGCTCACTACTAGCGAGGCCGAAAAGCTGCTAGAGGAGGGCAAGATAGGCCCAGGGATGAACAGGAAGATACACGAGATAATCCGTGCAATAGACCAGGGTGTTAAGTACGCCGTGATAACGAACGCCGCCCACCCCGACCCCGTGCAGAGAGGCCTAGAGGGCCACGGCACCGTGATAGAACAGGGCTAA
- the argC gene encoding N-acetyl-gamma-glutamyl-phosphate reductase yields MAYRVAVLGASGYTGGELLRILALHPEAEVVVATSREYAGKPIHFVHFNLRGWYRGLRFSPFSVDAILKKEVDVVFSALPHGVGLEYTKTFYESGLTVVDLSADYRLKDPEAYKRWYGFEHPYPDLLEKAVYGLPELHRDELKGAKLIASPGCNATAAILALAPLVKEGLIDTNRVLVDVKVGSSEGGSKPTRGSHHPERENAIRPYEPRGHRHAAEAEQELSRLAGAPVRVSLVPHAVSAIRGALASGHAWLTREADEKMLLRVYASFYRESPFVRIVYGTPPGYPDPKYVAGSNYADVGFAVEERLGRVTGFAAIDNLVKGAAGQAVQAWNLAAGLPEDTGLRILPLKPA; encoded by the coding sequence TTGGCCTACCGGGTTGCGGTCCTCGGCGCCTCAGGTTACACGGGCGGCGAGCTGCTAAGGATACTCGCTCTCCACCCAGAGGCCGAGGTAGTGGTGGCCACTTCTAGGGAGTATGCTGGTAAGCCGATACACTTCGTCCACTTCAATCTCCGCGGCTGGTACCGGGGGCTAAGGTTCTCGCCCTTCAGCGTGGACGCTATCCTCAAGAAGGAGGTAGACGTAGTGTTCTCGGCGCTGCCTCACGGTGTAGGGCTAGAGTACACTAAGACCTTCTACGAGTCAGGCCTAACAGTAGTAGACCTCAGTGCGGACTACCGTCTCAAAGACCCAGAGGCCTACAAGAGGTGGTACGGGTTCGAGCACCCCTACCCAGACCTGCTAGAGAAGGCAGTCTACGGGCTCCCCGAGCTACATAGAGACGAACTCAAAGGAGCCAAGCTCATAGCGTCCCCCGGCTGCAACGCCACCGCGGCGATACTAGCGCTAGCACCGCTCGTCAAGGAAGGACTCATAGACACGAACAGGGTGCTCGTAGACGTAAAGGTCGGCAGCAGCGAGGGAGGCTCAAAGCCTACTCGGGGCAGCCACCACCCCGAAAGAGAGAACGCTATAAGGCCCTATGAGCCCCGCGGCCATCGTCACGCTGCTGAGGCGGAGCAGGAGCTCTCCCGGCTAGCCGGGGCCCCGGTGAGGGTCTCCCTAGTCCCCCACGCGGTCTCCGCGATAAGAGGCGCGCTTGCCAGTGGCCACGCCTGGCTAACTAGGGAGGCTGACGAGAAGATGCTGCTCCGTGTCTACGCCAGCTTCTACAGGGAGAGCCCCTTCGTACGCATAGTCTATGGCACCCCGCCCGGCTATCCTGACCCCAAGTACGTGGCTGGCAGCAACTATGCCGACGTGGGCTTCGCGGTGGAGGAGAGGCTAGGCCGGGTCACAGGGTTCGCGGCTATAGACAATCTAGTCAAGGGCGCAGCGGGCCAGGCGGTGCAAGCCTGGAACCTGGCTGCTGGTCTCCCGGAGGATACGGGGCTGCGCATCCTCCCGCTCAAGCCAGCCTAG
- the lysW/argW gene encoding alpha-aminoadipate/glutamate carrier protein LysW, translating into MPTLKCPVCGGPVEVPDDAMPGELIDHDCGVTLEVVKKDDGSFELKPFEGVGEDWGE; encoded by the coding sequence ATGCCTACACTCAAGTGTCCCGTCTGCGGAGGCCCTGTAGAGGTACCAGACGACGCCATGCCAGGTGAACTCATAGACCACGACTGCGGCGTAACCCTAGAAGTAGTCAAGAAGGATGACGGGAGTTTCGAGCTAAAGCCCTTTGAGGGCGTCGGCGAGGACTGGGGCGAGTAA
- the lysX gene encoding lysine biosynthesis protein LysX, producing MPRVGMAYMVARWEEKAIAAAARRRGVELELLHMPSFYALIGDRRLGAKLPSVVLQRSISHYVALSSTLLLESIGVRVVNRGQATAAANDKVWSLSLLAAAGIPTPVTGVAFGSEAASKLAEEIGYPVVVKPTNGSWGRMLALADDWEDLRVILEHREYMPQPEMKVHLIQEYVKKPDRDIRVTVVGGRPVAAIYRYSSHWITNTARGGKAEPAPTEGELGELAVRAAEAVGLEVAGVDVFEDPERGYIVNEVNPVPEFKNTVAVTGVDVAAEILDYLVELARR from the coding sequence TTGCCTAGAGTAGGAATGGCTTACATGGTGGCTCGCTGGGAGGAGAAGGCGATAGCCGCTGCAGCGCGGCGCCGCGGCGTAGAACTAGAGTTGTTGCATATGCCAAGCTTCTACGCGCTTATAGGCGACCGCCGCCTCGGAGCAAAGCTGCCTAGCGTGGTGCTCCAGAGGAGTATAAGTCACTACGTAGCTCTATCTTCGACGCTCCTCCTCGAGAGCATCGGGGTACGAGTCGTCAACCGGGGCCAGGCCACAGCGGCCGCCAACGATAAGGTGTGGAGTCTCTCGCTACTAGCAGCTGCCGGCATACCAACACCAGTTACGGGCGTAGCCTTCGGCTCCGAGGCAGCCAGCAAGCTAGCCGAAGAGATAGGCTACCCGGTGGTAGTCAAGCCGACAAACGGCAGCTGGGGCCGGATGCTCGCCCTGGCTGACGACTGGGAGGACCTTCGCGTGATACTAGAGCACCGCGAGTATATGCCGCAGCCCGAGATGAAGGTACACCTCATCCAGGAGTACGTCAAGAAGCCCGACCGCGATATACGCGTCACAGTTGTCGGCGGCAGGCCGGTGGCAGCCATATACCGCTACTCTAGCCACTGGATTACCAACACCGCGCGGGGTGGCAAGGCCGAGCCAGCTCCCACCGAGGGCGAGCTAGGCGAGCTAGCTGTACGTGCAGCTGAGGCCGTAGGACTAGAAGTCGCTGGGGTCGACGTCTTCGAGGACCCAGAACGCGGCTACATAGTGAACGAGGTTAACCCGGTACCAGAGTTCAAGAACACAGTAGCGGTGACCGGGGTAGACGTAGCGGCAGAGATACTGGACTATCTGGTCGAGCTAGCTCGCCGCTAG
- a CDS encoding aspartate aminotransferase family protein produces the protein MAVHYLHFYAPRGIRVARAEGQYVWDTEGRRYLDAHTGHGVAFLGHRHPRIVEAIREALDTVMVAPPGLAGPWLEEMLEALEPVLPNGMEYVTLLNSGAEAVELALKIARRVTGRSEIVYFTGSFHGRTMGALSVTSSSPLYRQGYEPLVPDTRRARFNNVEDVERVVTEQTAAVIVEPIQGEGGVNPASPEFMQALRRRCDEVGCLLVVDEVQTGFGRTGCIWAHEHYGIRADIITAGKAIGGGFPVSMVAVPGWIAEKLPPGFHGSTYGGNPMAMKAVAAASRVLVEERVPDQAAEKGALLKQLLEDMLDGVRVVRRVKGMGLMLGVELRLRPDPVLRCLQEEKRILALKAGSTVVRLLPPYLVTREDIEAMASGVRDCVLRLQSSQATQRAG, from the coding sequence ATGGCAGTTCATTATCTCCACTTCTACGCGCCCCGCGGCATACGCGTAGCTAGGGCCGAGGGCCAGTACGTCTGGGACACTGAGGGCCGTCGCTACCTCGACGCCCACACGGGGCACGGTGTCGCGTTTCTCGGCCACAGACATCCTCGGATCGTCGAGGCGATACGGGAGGCCCTCGACACGGTCATGGTGGCGCCGCCTGGCCTAGCAGGGCCCTGGCTAGAGGAGATGCTCGAAGCCCTAGAACCCGTACTCCCCAACGGCATGGAGTACGTGACACTGCTCAATAGTGGCGCCGAAGCAGTAGAGCTCGCGCTGAAGATAGCCCGGCGCGTGACGGGGCGCAGCGAGATAGTTTACTTCACCGGCAGCTTCCACGGCAGGACTATGGGCGCGCTATCGGTGACCTCTAGCAGCCCTCTCTACCGGCAGGGCTACGAGCCCCTCGTACCAGACACTAGGCGCGCACGTTTCAACAACGTGGAGGACGTGGAGAGGGTTGTGACCGAGCAGACTGCGGCCGTCATAGTCGAGCCCATACAGGGGGAGGGCGGCGTCAACCCCGCATCGCCAGAGTTCATGCAGGCACTGCGCCGCCGCTGCGACGAGGTCGGCTGTCTACTCGTCGTGGACGAGGTGCAGACGGGGTTCGGCCGCACCGGCTGCATCTGGGCCCACGAGCATTACGGGATCCGCGCAGACATAATCACGGCTGGCAAGGCTATCGGCGGCGGCTTCCCCGTCAGCATGGTGGCTGTGCCGGGCTGGATAGCTGAGAAGCTGCCCCCGGGCTTCCACGGCAGCACATACGGCGGCAACCCCATGGCCATGAAGGCCGTCGCGGCTGCTAGCCGCGTCCTCGTAGAGGAGAGAGTGCCCGACCAAGCGGCAGAGAAAGGCGCGCTGTTGAAGCAACTGCTAGAGGATATGCTCGACGGTGTCCGGGTAGTGCGCCGGGTCAAGGGCATGGGTCTCATGCTGGGCGTGGAACTCCGGCTCCGCCCCGACCCGGTTCTCCGCTGCCTCCAGGAGGAGAAGAGGATCCTAGCCCTCAAGGCGGGCTCTACTGTCGTCAGGCTCCTGCCGCCCTACCTGGTGACCCGCGAGGACATAGAGGCGATGGCTAGCGGGGTGCGGGACTGTGTACTACGGCTCCAGAGCAGCCAGGCTACTCAGAGAGCTGGTTAG
- a CDS encoding M20/M25/M40 family metallo-hydrolase, whose translation MYYGSRAARLLRELVSVYSPTFMEDDAAKLLVDEAWSLGFSAAWRDAVGNARLLVEPSEPVEDPPRVALVSHIDTVPGWVEPSSPPGVVRGRGAVDAKAPLAAMVVAASLYRPRRILVEVVAAVGEEGPSHGAWYLVDSGWKADVVIIGEPTNTTKVAIGYRGGARFRVRCQGEPGHASSSWLYRSACSLAVEAYQAIEELSEPTAKGYTFTVTWMSCGSGGNIVADEAQLEVDLRIPPGGSLEEALKRLEARLPEGCIAERPSSWLPPVSVKPSSPAPRALIRALLAEGYRAQPVVKAGTSDMNILYQVAGSIAAYGPGRSELSHTRYEEITIAELDLAVRVYINALRELEKTLARTRAPA comes from the coding sequence GTGTACTACGGCTCCAGAGCAGCCAGGCTACTCAGAGAGCTGGTTAGCGTCTACAGCCCCACCTTCATGGAGGACGATGCCGCGAAGCTGCTCGTCGACGAGGCCTGGAGCCTGGGCTTCAGCGCCGCCTGGCGCGACGCGGTGGGGAACGCCCGGCTACTAGTGGAGCCCAGCGAGCCCGTTGAGGACCCGCCGCGCGTGGCCCTAGTCAGCCACATAGACACGGTCCCGGGCTGGGTCGAGCCCTCGTCTCCCCCCGGCGTGGTCCGTGGCCGGGGCGCGGTGGACGCTAAGGCACCGCTAGCAGCGATGGTGGTTGCCGCCTCTCTCTACCGGCCCCGGAGGATTCTCGTAGAAGTTGTAGCAGCTGTCGGCGAGGAGGGCCCGAGCCACGGCGCATGGTACCTCGTAGACTCGGGGTGGAAAGCAGACGTTGTCATCATAGGCGAGCCTACCAACACGACCAAGGTGGCTATAGGCTACCGTGGCGGCGCCCGGTTCCGGGTACGCTGCCAGGGCGAGCCGGGACATGCTAGCAGTAGCTGGCTGTACCGTAGCGCCTGCAGCCTAGCAGTAGAGGCCTACCAGGCCATAGAGGAGCTGAGCGAGCCCACGGCAAAGGGCTACACGTTCACAGTAACCTGGATGAGCTGCGGCAGCGGCGGCAACATAGTCGCAGACGAGGCCCAGCTAGAGGTTGATCTACGCATACCCCCAGGCGGCAGCCTGGAAGAGGCGCTCAAGAGGCTGGAAGCCCGGCTACCCGAGGGCTGCATCGCGGAGAGGCCCAGCAGCTGGCTCCCACCGGTCTCTGTGAAGCCCAGTAGCCCGGCTCCGCGCGCCCTGATACGCGCCCTGCTAGCTGAGGGCTACCGGGCCCAGCCCGTCGTGAAGGCTGGGACAAGCGACATGAACATACTCTACCAGGTAGCGGGCAGCATAGCAGCCTACGGCCCCGGGAGGAGTGAGCTAAGCCACACCCGCTACGAGGAGATAACCATCGCGGAGCTAGACCTAGCTGTACGCGTCTACATAAACGCGCTACGTGAGCTCGAGAAGACCCTGGCCAGGACACGGGCGCCAGCATAG
- a CDS encoding ADP-ribosylglycohydrolase family protein, whose product MPLLEVEDNAVELIRNVLLGTALGEALGLPVAMAGGSIGSEAILVNGLYAYGSVTEMMLLLAENLAENCGFNPKSYAEALAKRADLENPLRFYHPATAAAIAGIRRGEPWWKAREQPFQNGPRLDAAARAAPIALFYRSQRVAASMAEAQALVTHNSSHDVEAARLYVIALHHTLYRLDPGQLPLVLEDEAQDTLLRELMARLPDLAGEPIDRAAKLLAPLPGGEPHPLAAALYAYMRSPENPLEAARTAAGIAVGSADTAAAMAAALAAAYQGLRQIDDILLERLEAAEWVEMASHQLYNASRICHGEEP is encoded by the coding sequence ATGCCGCTTCTAGAGGTCGAAGACAATGCTGTAGAACTGATCCGGAATGTGCTGCTAGGGACTGCGCTGGGCGAAGCGCTCGGCCTACCAGTGGCAATGGCGGGAGGCAGCATAGGCTCCGAGGCTATACTCGTGAACGGGCTCTACGCCTACGGCAGCGTGACCGAGATGATGCTACTCCTAGCGGAGAACCTCGCAGAGAACTGCGGGTTCAACCCCAAGAGCTACGCAGAGGCTCTAGCCAAGAGGGCTGACTTGGAGAACCCTCTCCGCTTCTACCACCCCGCCACTGCGGCTGCGATAGCCGGTATACGCCGCGGTGAACCCTGGTGGAAGGCCCGCGAGCAGCCCTTCCAGAACGGTCCCCGGCTCGACGCAGCCGCCCGGGCTGCCCCGATAGCTCTGTTCTACCGTTCACAACGCGTAGCAGCCTCCATGGCCGAAGCCCAGGCACTCGTGACACACAATAGTAGCCACGACGTAGAGGCCGCGAGACTCTACGTGATAGCTCTACACCACACCCTCTACCGGCTGGATCCAGGCCAGCTCCCCTTAGTCCTCGAGGACGAGGCCCAGGACACGTTGCTCCGGGAGCTCATGGCCAGGCTGCCAGACCTGGCCGGGGAGCCCATAGACCGGGCTGCCAAGCTGCTAGCACCTCTGCCCGGCGGCGAGCCACACCCGCTTGCTGCTGCGCTATACGCCTACATGAGGAGCCCAGAAAACCCGCTAGAAGCCGCCCGGACGGCTGCAGGGATTGCAGTAGGTTCAGCGGATACAGCCGCGGCTATGGCCGCTGCTCTGGCCGCCGCCTACCAGGGGCTCCGACAGATAGACGACATACTCCTAGAGAGGCTCGAGGCCGCAGAGTGGGTCGAGATGGCCTCACACCAGCTCTACAACGCGAGCAGGATATGCCACGGCGAAGAGCCTTAG
- a CDS encoding SPFH domain-containing protein, whose amino-acid sequence MLVAAGVRVIRPWEVGIYIRLGRFMGVLRPGLHWVPPFISSVYRIDLRTQVVDIPKQEVITRDNSPVVVDAIVYFRVVDPKKAFFEVEDYRMAVVALAQTTLRSVIGDMELDEILYNRAAINARLRRILDEATDKWGVRVESVEIREVEPSPTVKKAMEEQTAAERERRAAILRADGERRAAILQAEGEKQAMILRAEGERASRVLRAEGERMALILRALGEAQRLRILAAASAAMTPQALSILAMETLQELGRGQAAKIVVPYEVTRLLETLSSHLAGAAEKPQPGRADVEVLQEALQRLEQLLGPLPKSEDLMSEVKRLQEEAEQLRRQNPEKLEELLKPPKELAEEPAKNQAKQKG is encoded by the coding sequence GTGCTGGTCGCGGCAGGAGTCCGTGTCATACGGCCCTGGGAGGTAGGCATCTACATCAGGCTCGGCAGGTTCATGGGTGTTCTCCGGCCGGGGCTGCACTGGGTCCCGCCCTTCATCAGCAGCGTCTACCGGATAGACCTGCGCACACAAGTCGTGGACATCCCGAAGCAGGAGGTTATAACCCGGGACAACTCCCCGGTAGTCGTCGACGCTATCGTCTACTTCCGGGTGGTCGATCCCAAGAAGGCGTTCTTCGAGGTTGAGGACTACCGTATGGCCGTGGTGGCGCTAGCCCAGACGACGCTCCGAAGCGTCATAGGCGACATGGAGCTCGACGAGATACTCTACAACCGCGCAGCGATAAACGCCCGGCTTCGTCGAATACTAGACGAGGCCACAGACAAGTGGGGCGTCCGCGTAGAGAGCGTCGAGATACGAGAGGTAGAGCCCAGCCCTACCGTCAAGAAGGCCATGGAGGAGCAGACAGCCGCCGAGAGGGAGCGGCGCGCAGCGATACTACGCGCCGACGGAGAGAGGAGAGCAGCAATACTCCAAGCCGAGGGCGAGAAACAGGCAATGATACTGCGCGCGGAGGGCGAAAGAGCCAGCAGAGTGCTACGCGCCGAGGGCGAGCGTATGGCCCTCATCCTACGGGCTCTCGGCGAGGCCCAGAGACTAAGGATACTCGCAGCAGCCTCCGCCGCAATGACCCCACAAGCGCTCAGCATACTCGCAATGGAGACGCTCCAGGAGCTAGGCAGGGGGCAGGCCGCCAAGATAGTCGTACCATACGAGGTCACAAGGCTCCTAGAGACGCTCAGCAGCCACCTAGCCGGTGCAGCCGAGAAGCCACAGCCAGGCCGAGCAGACGTCGAGGTCCTGCAGGAGGCACTCCAGCGGCTAGAACAGCTACTAGGCCCACTACCCAAGAGCGAGGACCTAATGAGCGAGGTAAAACGCCTACAAGAGGAGGCAGAGCAGCTACGTCGCCAAAACCCCGAAAAGCTAGAAGAATTACTCAAGCCGCCCAAAGAGCTAGCAGAAGAACCAGCCAAGAACCAGGCAAAACAGAAGGGATAG
- a CDS encoding NfeD family protein gives MDAYTLAVILILVGVALDLAEILIPGFFLAVPGTAAIIYGVLLAVFPGVVEEPWGPWVLAGLAAPLTLATVAVYKRLSPPQKPVTASYEGLVGLTGVVVETVTGDEPRGRVRVAGDEWPAVSASGEEIPPGTRVRVVGVEGVHLIVEPLHDMEDKQ, from the coding sequence GTGGACGCGTACACTCTAGCTGTCATCCTCATACTCGTAGGCGTGGCTCTAGACCTCGCAGAGATACTGATCCCCGGGTTCTTCCTAGCAGTCCCAGGCACAGCCGCCATAATCTACGGTGTGCTCCTCGCGGTGTTCCCCGGGGTGGTCGAGGAGCCCTGGGGCCCCTGGGTGCTAGCAGGGCTCGCAGCACCGCTGACACTTGCTACGGTTGCCGTGTATAAGCGGCTCTCGCCGCCCCAGAAGCCGGTAACAGCGAGCTATGAGGGCCTAGTAGGGCTCACTGGCGTTGTCGTGGAGACCGTTACGGGGGATGAGCCGCGGGGCCGGGTGCGTGTCGCAGGCGACGAGTGGCCCGCAGTAAGCGCGTCGGGCGAGGAGATCCCGCCTGGCACGCGTGTGAGAGTCGTCGGCGTCGAGGGTGTGCACCTCATAGTGGAGCCGCTACATGACATGGAGGATAAGCAATAA
- a CDS encoding type II toxin-antitoxin system VapC family toxin, with amino-acid sequence MEGGQVVVDASVVVKWFIVEEYSSEARLLRDAYVEGLIDLAAPELLPFEVLNALRYSGAFGEDELKEVARVLDDFQLALFRLEGELALRAVEVAMRKGVTIYDASYVALAELLGATLYTADEKLIRKTRDLGVVKHVSEFQV; translated from the coding sequence ATGGAGGGAGGCCAGGTAGTAGTAGACGCCTCCGTAGTCGTCAAGTGGTTCATTGTCGAGGAGTATAGCAGTGAGGCTAGGCTGCTACGAGACGCCTACGTAGAGGGGCTCATTGACCTTGCTGCCCCGGAGCTGCTTCCCTTTGAGGTTCTTAACGCGCTCCGATACTCGGGCGCCTTCGGTGAAGATGAGCTCAAAGAGGTTGCCAGGGTTCTGGACGACTTCCAGCTGGCACTATTTCGGCTAGAAGGCGAGCTAGCCCTTCGAGCTGTCGAGGTGGCTATGAGGAAAGGCGTCACCATATATGATGCCTCCTACGTAGCTCTCGCTGAGCTGCTCGGCGCCACCCTCTATACGGCTGACGAGAAGCTTATCCGGAAGACGAGGGATCTCGGGGTTGTAAAACACGTTTCAGAGTTCCAGGTCTAA
- a CDS encoding leucyl aminopeptidase family protein, protein MRGSIVVGNARESVDAVAYIAGREKLDWLRSIDPLVDHVVGLGDFRAELEETVLLYRRDGVPRVILSGAGGEDEWIGHVERLRVAVAAAVRRARRLKSVKRLGIVVEESLVEKAAGEGAGKAWAIEQALVAADMANYAYSLHGRGEKPHVLAEVRLEPGDDEVLEAARAVAEGVRLARDVANAPANIMNPEGLEQAARELASRLGLGIRVLHCEELESLGMGGILAVGGGSDVEPRLIILEYHGGGKRVAVVGKAVAFDAGGLDLKPPQAMLEMKYDKSGGAAALGIVAAAARLRLPVDLVALIPAVENMPSGRSYKPLDVIKMYNGVTVEIGNTDAEGRLIMADALAYAAERYKPDIMLDLATLTGAAVVALGNHAAALMSNNEELASKLEKAAWRAGEPAWRLPTWPVYEKQLESKTADTNNVGGRWAGVITAAKFLEKFVDGRPWAHLDIAGVAWVQEKGPWKPYYPSGATGWGVRTVIELLRSL, encoded by the coding sequence ATGCGCGGCTCTATAGTTGTGGGTAATGCCCGGGAAAGCGTGGATGCAGTTGCCTACATTGCTGGCCGCGAGAAGCTGGACTGGCTCCGCAGTATTGACCCGCTTGTGGATCACGTGGTAGGGCTCGGCGACTTCCGGGCCGAGCTCGAGGAGACGGTGCTCCTCTACCGGAGAGACGGTGTGCCCCGCGTCATACTCTCGGGAGCTGGCGGCGAGGACGAGTGGATTGGGCATGTTGAGAGGCTTCGCGTAGCGGTAGCGGCGGCAGTCCGGCGGGCACGCCGCCTTAAGAGCGTCAAGAGGCTGGGCATAGTTGTCGAGGAGAGTCTTGTGGAGAAAGCTGCGGGCGAGGGCGCTGGGAAGGCCTGGGCGATCGAGCAGGCCCTAGTCGCGGCGGACATGGCTAACTATGCCTACAGCCTCCATGGTCGGGGCGAGAAGCCTCACGTCCTGGCTGAGGTACGGCTAGAGCCCGGTGACGACGAAGTATTAGAGGCAGCGAGGGCAGTTGCGGAGGGCGTAAGGCTGGCCAGGGATGTGGCGAACGCGCCGGCTAACATCATGAACCCTGAGGGCTTAGAGCAGGCAGCTAGGGAGCTAGCCTCTAGACTCGGCCTCGGGATAAGGGTTCTCCACTGCGAGGAGCTAGAGAGCCTAGGCATGGGTGGGATACTAGCTGTTGGCGGCGGCAGCGACGTGGAGCCCCGGCTCATAATCTTGGAGTACCATGGTGGCGGCAAGAGGGTGGCAGTAGTCGGCAAGGCAGTTGCCTTTGACGCGGGAGGCCTTGACCTAAAGCCCCCGCAGGCGATGCTCGAGATGAAGTACGATAAGAGCGGCGGCGCAGCAGCCCTGGGCATAGTAGCGGCTGCTGCTAGGCTCCGGCTCCCAGTAGACCTAGTAGCGCTGATCCCGGCAGTCGAGAACATGCCAAGCGGCCGCAGCTACAAGCCCCTAGACGTGATAAAGATGTACAACGGCGTCACAGTAGAGATAGGCAACACTGACGCCGAGGGCAGGCTAATAATGGCCGACGCCCTGGCCTACGCCGCAGAGCGCTACAAGCCAGACATAATGCTAGACCTCGCCACCCTCACTGGCGCAGCAGTAGTAGCCCTAGGCAACCACGCGGCCGCGCTCATGTCAAACAATGAGGAACTGGCGAGCAAGCTCGAGAAGGCAGCGTGGCGCGCCGGCGAACCAGCCTGGAGGCTGCCCACGTGGCCTGTCTACGAGAAGCAACTCGAGAGCAAGACCGCGGACACCAACAACGTGGGAGGCCGCTGGGCCGGCGTTATCACGGCCGCGAAGTTCCTCGAGAAGTTCGTAGACGGACGGCCCTGGGCACACCTAGACATAGCCGGCGTGGCATGGGTGCAGGAGAAGGGCCCCTGGAAGCCATACTACCCAAGCGGTGCAACTGGCTGGGGCGTACGCACTGTGATAGAACTACTACGCAGCCTCTAG